A single Denticeps clupeoides chromosome 7, fDenClu1.1, whole genome shotgun sequence DNA region contains:
- the ckap5 gene encoding cytoskeleton-associated protein 5 isoform X3, with the protein MGDDSEWMKLPVDQKCEHKVWKARLNGYEEALKLFQRIEDEKSSEWGKYLGLIKRFVTDSNAVAQLKGLEAALAYVENAHVAGKTTGEVVSGVVSKVFNQPKARAKELGVDICLMYVEIEKAEVVQEELIKGLDNKNPKIIVACIETLRKALSEFGSKIITLKPVVKLLPKLFESREKAVRDEAKLLAVEIYRWIRDALRAPLQNINSVQLKELEEEWVKLPATAPKQSRFLRSQQDLKAKFEQQQAASGDTVDGDDNEEIAPQVDPYELLEAVDIISKLPKDFYEKIEAKKWQERKEALETVETLTKNPKLEGGDYGDLVRALKKVIGKDANVMLVTLAAKCIAGLATGLRKKFGTYAVHVVPNILEKFKEKKPQVVQALQEAIDAVFLTTTLQNLSDDILAVMDNKNPSIKQQASLFLARSFQHCTPSMLPKSVLKPFCAAFLKQVNDSAPEVRDAAFEALGTAMKVVGEKAVNPFLADLDKLKLDKIKECADKVELIGGKRGGGGGGGGGAGAAVEKEKPASKTTPMVEAASRPSGPPKKAAPSKSAGPPKKVKKDAPSAKPKKGLDTKEIVETELSIEACEEKAAAALPASCMQLLDSANWKERLASMEEFQRAVESMDRGEMPCQALVRMLAKKPGWKETNFQVMQMKLHIVGLIAQKGSFSKTSALVVLDGLVDKIGDVKCGGNAKEALTAIGEACSLPWTAEQVVSMAFSQKNPKNQAETLNWLANALKEFGFAGINVKAFISNVRTALGATNPAVRTAAITLLGVLHLYMGAPLRMFFEDEKPALLAQIDAEFEKMQGQSPPAPTRGVKKGAEEDGEEPEEQEEEGGAGGIMDLLPRSDISDKITSEMVSKIGDKNWKIRKEGLEEVTAVISEAKFIQPNIGELPLALKGRLNDSNKLLVQQTLTILQQIATAMGPALKQHVKNLGIPIITVLGDSKANVRAAAMTALNAWVEQTGMKEWLEGEDLSEELKKENPFLRQELLGWLAEKLPTLRTVPADLMLCLPHVYSCLEDRSGDVRKKAQDALPTFMMHLGYDKMNKATSKLKPASKDQVVAMLEKARAMMPAKPAAPAKASPPKASSSASVPASKPASALSKPQAPSEDFTEPKPETKKVKPGGPAAKKSVVGKKAPVKASMKEDDDRSGPIFILVPNGKELRIKEEKSLKILKWNFITPRDEYVEQLKTQMSTCLAKWLQDELFHFDFQRHVKAIGAMIEHMEDEREAVVGCLDLVLKWFTLRFFDTNTSVLMKAMEFLKLLFSMLSREDYHLNEYEASSFIPYLILKVGESKDVVRKDVRAILSMLCKVYPANKLFPFLMEGTKSKNSKQRSECLEELGCLIENYGMNVCQPTPAKALKDIAVHIGDRDTTVRNAALNTVVVAYNVCGDQVFKLIGNLSEKDMSMLEERIKRSAKKAPPAPAKQVERAQREVPAHPNATFARKTAQEEMPNKLKDRIMYRTYRIQARSQNIHDHSAPSIPKEFQLDLDVIENDHTHVSELPDLVQHKLDELLEPVTIPEPKIRSVSPHFDDLHNSTASTINFVISQVASGDINTSIQALAQIDEVLRQEDKAEAMSGHIDQFLIATFMQLRLIYNTHMADDRLDKKDIFKLYSCIIGNMLSLFSMESLAREASMGVLKDLMHGLITLMLDSRVEDIEDGQQLIRSVNLLVVRVLEKSDQTNILSALLVLLQDSLITTAWSPMFSELVMKCLWRMIRFLPETIKSINLDRILLDVHNFMKVFPKEKLKQLKSDVPHRTLKTLLHTLCKLTGAKILDHLSMIENRNESELEAHLRRVVKHSGNLSGLKSDRGSEKASLRMDEKMSKTKVSDILSEIFKKIGSKENTKEGLTELYEYKQKYSDADLDPFLKNTSQFFQSYVERGLRMIESEREGKGRIQPSSTGTTQHGSDTITHLPSSVPISTSGEDMKPAMYYERLKILRQRHALENSKQQQTQQQTQQEERPPLSSLLSKPSVASSTDMLHSKLSQLKESRESHFQQEHSHSPTRTSPAANLDDLKKRLERIKSNRQ; encoded by the exons ATGGGTGACGACAGTGAGTGGATGAAGTTGCCCGTTGACCAGAAGTGTGAACATAAG GTATGGAAAGCCAGATTAAATGGGTACGAGGAGGCCCTGAAGCTCTTCCAGAGGATAGAAGACGAGAAGAGTTCTGAATGGGGCAAGTACTTGGGATTAATAAAGAGATTTGTGACGGACTCCAACGCAGTGGCCCAGCTGAAAGGACTGGAAGCAGCGCTCGCCTACGTCGAGAACGCCCACGTGGCTGGCAA GACAACTGGAGAGGTGGTGTCTGGAGTGGTCAGTAAAGTGTTTAATCAGCCGAAAGCACGTGCCAAAGAGCTGGGCGTCGACATTTGCCTCATGTATGTGGAGATCGAGAAGGCCGAGGTGGTCCAGGAGGAGCTCATCAAAGGGCTGGATAACAAAAACCCCAAAATCATTGTCGCTTGCATCGAGACACTTCGAAAAGCGCTGAG tgAATTTGGATCTAAGATTATCACCCTAAAGCCAGTAGTCAAGCTGCTGCCAAAACTGTTTGAGTCTCGCGAGAAAGCAGTTCGAGACGAAGCCAAGCTGCTGGCAGTGGAGATCTATCGATGGATCCGCGATGCCCTTCGAGCCCCTTTGCAGAACATCAATTCCGTGCAG CTGAAAGAACTGGAGGAGGAGTGGGTGAAGCTGCCTGCCACGGCCCCGAAACAGAGCCGATTCCTGCGCTCCCAGCAAGACCTGAAGGCCAAGTTTGAGCAGCAGCAGGCTGCCAGCGGAGATACCGTGGACG GAGATGATAATGAGGAAATTGCTCCACAAGTCGACCCATATGAGCTCCTGGAAGCTGTGGACATCATTTCAAAATTGCCTAAAGACTTCTATGAGAAAATT GAAGCCAAGAAATGGCAAGAGAGGAAGGAAGCTCTTGAGACCGTGGAAACATTGACCAAAAACCCCAAACTGGAGGGTGGAGACTATGGGGACCTGGTCCGAGCTCTTAAAAAG GTCATTGGCAAAGATGCCAACGTGATGCTGGTGACCCTGGCTGCCAAATGCATCGCTGGATTAGCAACTGGCCTCCGAAAGAAGTTTGGGACTTATGCAGTCCAT GTGGTGCCAAACATTTTGGAGAAGTTTAAAGAGAAGAAGCCTCAAGTGGTCCAGGCCCTGCAAGAGGCTATTGATGCAGTTTTCTTAACT ACAACCCTTCAGAATCTCAGTGACGATATTTTGGCTGTGATGGACAACAAGAATCCCTCCATCAAGCAGCAGGCTTCTCTTTTCCTGGCTCGAAGCTTCCAACACTGTACACCATCCATGTTGCCAAAAAGTGTACTGAAGCCTTTCTGTGCAGCATTTCTTAAG CAAGTGAACGACTCTGCACCAGAGGTGCGAGATGCTGCGTTTGAAGCTCTGGGCACTGCCATGAAAGTGGTTGGAGAGAAAGCTGTGAACCCCTTCCTGGCTGACCTGGATAAACTCAAACTTGACAAG ATAAAAGAGTGTGCTGATAAAGTGGAGCTAATAGGagggaagagaggaggaggaggaggaggtggaggaggagccggAGCCGCTGTGGAGAAGGAGAAACCAGCATCTAAGACTACACCCATGGTGGAAGCTGCCTCAAGACCTTCTGGGCCACCAAAAAAGGCCGCACCCTCCAAG TCGGCAGGCCCTccgaaaaaagtgaaaaaagatgCACCCAGCGCCAAACCAAAGAAGGGCCTGGACACTAAAGAGATTGTAGAGACGGAGCTCTCT ATCGAGGCATGTGAGGAGAAAGCTGCAGCAGCACTGCCTGCCTCCTGTATGCAGCTGCTGGACAGCGCTAACTGGAAAGAGAGGTTGGCCAGCATGGAGGAGTTTCAGAGg GCTGTGGAGAGTATGGACCGTGGTGAGATGCCATGCCAGGCATTGGTCCGAATGCTGGCCAAGAAGCCAGGCTGGAAGGAGACCAACTTCCAG GTGATGCAAATGAAGCTGCACATTGTGGGACTCATTGCACAGAAGGGCTCCTTCTCTAAAACCTCAGCTCTGGTAGTGCTGGATGGTCTTGTGGACAAGATTGGGGATGTGAAGTGTGGGGGTAATGCCAAGGAGGCGCTGACCGCTATTGGGGAGGCCTGCTCCCTGCCGTGGACTGCCGAGCAA GTGGTCTCAATGGCTTTTTCCCAGAAGAACCCTAAAAACCAGGCAGAAACGCTCAACTGGTTGGCCAATGCCTTGAAAGAATTTGGTTTTGCAGG CATAAACGTCAAGGCCTTCATTAGCAATGTCAGAACCGCCCTGGGCGCAACCAACCCG GCGGTGAGGACTGCTGCAATCACTCTGCTGGGGGTCCTGCATCTGTATATGGGGGCTCCTCTGCGGATGTTCTTTGAGGATGAAAAGCCAGCTCTGCTGGCCCAGATCGATGCAGAGTTTGAGAAG aTGCAGGGCCAGTCTCCTCCTGCTCCGACCAGGGGCGTCAAGAAGGGAGCAGAAGAGGACGGGGAGGAGCctgaggagcaggaggaagagggaggtgCTGGAGGCATCATGGACCTTCTGCCCAGATCCGACATCAG TGACAAGATCACATCTGAAATGGTGTCTAAAATTGGTGACAAAAACTGGAAGATCCGGAAGGAGGGTCTGGAAGAGGTGACTGCAGTCATCTCCGAGGCCAAGTTCATCCAGCCAAACATTGGAGAGCTACCGCTGGCTCTGAAAGGCCGACTCAACGACTCCAACAAATTACTG GTCCAGCAGACACTGACTATTTTGCAGCAAATAGCCACAGCCATGGGTCCAGCTCTGAAACAGCATGTCAAGAATCTGGGGATCCCCATCATCACGGTCCTGGGGGACAGCAAG GCCAACGTAAGAGCTGCTGCCATGACCGCACTGAATGCCTGGGTAGAGCAGACAGGCATGAAAGAGTGGCTTGAAGGAGAGGATCTGTCTGAGGAGCTGAAGAAAGAGAACCCCTTCCTTAGACAGGAG TTGCTTGGTTGGCTGGCAGAAAAGCTGCCCACCCTACGCACTGTGCCTGCAGACCTGATGCTGTGCTTACCCCACGTCTACTCCTGTCTGGAAGACCGCAGCGGTGATGTGCGCAAAAAGGCTCAGGACGCCCTGCCCACCTTCATGATGCATCTGGGCTATGACAAGATGAACAAGGCTACCAGCAAGCTTAAG CCGGCTTCAAAGGATCAGGTTGTTGCCATGCTTGAGAAGGCCCGTGCAATGATGCCAGCCAAACCGGCGGCTCCTGCCAAAGCCAGTCCACCAAAGGCCTCCTCCAGTGCCAGCGTCCCTGCTTCCAAACCGGCCTCAG CTCTCTCTAAACCTCAGGCTCCAAGTGAGGATTTCACTGAACCCAAACCAGAAACAAAGAAGGTCAAACCTGGAGGGCCAGCCGCTAAAAAg AGCGTGGTTGGGAAGAAGGCTCCGGTCAAAGCCAGCATGAAGGAAGATGATGACCGATCTGGTCCTATTTTTATTCTGGTGCCCAATGGCAAAGAACTACGGATAAAGGAGGAGAAGTCACTGAAG ATCCTAAAGTGGAATTTCATCACTCCTCGGGATGAGTATGTGGAGCAGCTCAAAACCCAGATGTCCACCTGCTTGGCCAAATGGCTCCAGGACGAGCTTTTCCACTTTGATTTTCAGCGCCACGTCAAAGCTATTGGTGCAATGATTGAG CACATGGAGGATGAGCGGGAGGCAGTAGTTGGGTGCTTGGACCTGGTGTTGAAATGGTTCACACTGCGCTTCTTTGATACTAATACGAGTGTCCTGATGAAGGCCATGGAGTTCCTTAAGCTTCTCTTTTCCATGCTGAGTCGTGAGGACTACCATTTGAATGAATATGAGGCATCGTCCTTTATCCCTTACCTCATCCTCAAA GTAGGGGAGTCGAAGGATGTTGTACGTAAAGATGTACGTGCCATTCTGTCCATGCTGTGCAAGGTTTACCCTGCAAACAAGCTCTTCCCCTTCCTCATGGAAGGGACCAAATCCAAGAATTCAAAGCAGCGATCTG AATGCCTTGAGGAGCTTGGATGTCTGATTGAGAACTATGGAATGAATGTATGCCAGCCAACTCCAGCCAAGGCCCTCAAAGACATTGCTGTTCACATTGGTGACCGGGACACAACAGTTCGTAACGCTGCGCTCAATACAGTTGTGGTGGCGTACAATGTCTGTGGAGATCAAGTCTTCAAGCTCATTGGTAAT CTTTCAGAGAAAGATATGAGCATGCTGGAGGAGAGGATCAAGCGTTCAGCAAAGAAGGCTCCACCCGCACCTGCCAAACAGGTGGAGAGGGCACAGAGAGAAGTCCCTGCCCACCCCAATGCTACTTTTGCACGCAAGACAGCGCAAGAGGAGATGCCCAATAAACTCAA GGACAGAATTATGTATCGCACATATAGGAT CCAAGCACGGTCACAGAACATCCACGACCATTCAGCCCCCTCCATCCCTAAAGAGTTTCAGTTGGACCTAGACGTGATCGAGAATGACCACACACATGTAAGCGAGCTGCCTGACCTGGTGCAGCACAAGCTGGATGAGCTGCTGGAGCCGGTTACAATCCCAGAGCCCAA GATCCGTTCAGTCTCACCACATTTTGATGACCTGCACAACAGCACAGCCTCCACGATCAATTTTGTCATTTCTCAGGTGGCCAGTGGAGATATCAACACCAGCATTCAGGCTCTGGCTCAG ATTGATGAGGTGCTGCGACAGGAGGACAAGGCAGAGGCCATGTCAGGCCACATTGACCAGTTCCTCATAGCTACATTCATGCAGCTGCGCCTCATCTACAACACACATATGGCTGATGATCGCCTGGACAAGAAGGATATCTTTAAATTGTATAGCTGCATCATTGGCAACATGCTGTCG CTGTTTTCCATGGAGAGTCTGGCACGTGAGGCGTCCATGGGAGTACTGAAAGACCTCATGCATGGCCTTATCACCCTCATGCTGGACTCACGGGTGGAGGACATAGAGGATGGCCAACAGCTCATTCGCTCGGTCAACCTGCTGGTGGTGCGCGTGCTGGAGAAATCAGACCAGACTAACATCCTCAG TGCTCTCCTAGTGCTGCTACAGGACAGCCTCATCACTACCGCATGGTCTCCAATGTTCTCAGAACTGGTCATGAAG TGCCTATGGAGAATGATTCGGTTCCTGCCTGAGACCATCAAGAGTATCAACCTGGACCGCATCTTATTAGATGTGCACAACTTCATGAAGGTTTTCCCCAAGGAGAAGCTGAAACAGCTTAAAAGTGACGTTCCCCATCGGACACTTAAAACCCTTTTGCACACACTCTGCAAACTCACTGGGGCCAAG ATCCTGGATCACCTGTCCATGATTGAGAACCGAAATGAGTCCGAGCTAGAAGCCCACCTGAGGCGGGTGGTGAAACATTCCGGAAATCTCTCTGGCCTCAAGTCTGATAGGGGTTCAGAGAAAGCTTCTCTTCGCATG GATGAGAAGATGTCCAAAACTAAAGTCAGTGACATCCTCTCTGAGATTTTCAAAAAGATTGGTTCTAAAGAGAACACTAAAGAG GGCCTGACAGAGTTGTATGAGTACAAGCAGAAATATTCCGATGCCGACCTGGATCCCTTCCTCAAGAATACATCCCAGTTCTTCCAGAGCTACGTGGAGCGGGGCTTGCGTATGATCGAGTCAGAACGTGAAGGTAAAGGCCGCATCCAGCCCTCCAGCACAG gcACCACCCAGCACGGGTCAGACACCATTACACACTTGCCAAGCTCTGTTCCCATCAGCACCAGTGGGGAGGACATGAAACCGGCAATGTATTATGAGAGGTTGAAAATACTGAGGCAAAGACATGCTCTGGAGAACTCAAAG cagcagcagacgcagCAGCAGACGCAGCAGGAGGAGCGTCCCCCTCTCTCGTCCCTGTTGTCCAAACCCTCGGTGGCCTCCTCTACAGACATGTTGCACAGCAAGTTATCTCAGCTGAAGGAGTCGCGCGAGTCGCACTTCCAGCAGGAGCACAGCCACAGTCCCACGCGCACCTCGCCCGCCGCCAACCTCGACGACCTGAAGAAGAGACTAGAGCGCATTAAGAGCAACCGCCAGTGA